The region GGCCGAGCGATTGGTCGCCGAGTAAGCCAGGTTCACCGGGGCTTCGTAGCCCGGCACCAGGCGGCGGTAGCTGTTGATGCTCGAGTTAGAGAAGATCTGGATCGACTTGCCATGCTTGATGATGCCGCCGATGGCGTACATGGCGGTCTGGGACAGGTTGGCGTACTTGTCGCCGGCGAAGAGGTTCTTGCCTTCCTTCCAGATCGAGGTATGCACGTGCATGCCGGAACCATTATCGCCCCACATGGGCTTGGGCATGAAGGTGGCTGTCTTGCCGTATTTGGCGGCGGTGTTCTTGACCACGTACTTCAGCTTGTGGACCTGGTCGCCGGCGGAGACCACGGTGCCGAACTTGAGGCCGATTTCGCACTGGGCGGTCGCGACTTCGTGGTGGTGGATTTCCGGGGTGAGGCCCATCTTGGCCAGGTTCATGACCATCTCGTTGCGGAGATCCATCATGGTGTCCTGGGGAGCGGCGGGGGCGTAACCGCCCTTGAAGGCCACCTTATGGGCCAAGCTGCCGGGATTGCCGCTGGTCCAAGGACCTTCGTTGGTCTCGATGGAGTAGCTGGCGCTGCGGACGGTGGACGAGTAGGTCATTCCGTCGAACACGAAGAATTCCGGCTCCGGGCCCATGAAGGCGAGGTCGCCGATCCCCTGGCTCTTCAGGTATTCCAAGGCCTTCTTGGCGATGGAACGGGGGTCGCGATTGTAGGGTTGTCCGGTCCGGGGCTCGATAATGTCGCAGTACATGCCGATGGTGGGCACGGCTACGAAAGGGTCGAGGTAGGCGGAAGCCGGGTCGGGCTTCATGATCATGTCGGAAGCTTCGATGCCCTTCCAGCCGCGGATGGAGGAACCGTCGAAGGCCATTCCGACCTTGAACATTTCATCGTCCATACGGGACACGGGAAAGGTGAAATGCTGGAGCTGACCGAACATATCTCCGTAAAGCAGGTCCACGAACTGGACGTTGTTGTCCTTGGCTAGTTTCATGACTTCGGCGGGGGTCATATCGTCTTCTCTTCCTCCTGAAGATGGTTGGTCAAGCTTCCTAAAAAGCCCGAGCTATTGAAAAATAACGAGGGGAAATTAGAAAAAATCGCTTGGATTCCTGATCGACAATGGCTGACAAAAGTGACCCTTGATTTGACAATGGTCTGTTTTTGTCATTTTTTGCCTTCCTCTCCTCCACCGACGTTTTGGGCTGATCCGAATTTGTTAATCCGATTTCCCTATTTCCTTCGTATTCCCTCTGCCCCAAACTGGGGTTAGGCTATATGGCAAGCTAGTACTGTGCCAGTCCGCTGGATTTCCTTTAGCCCCTCCGTGTCGGCGCTTGCGCGCTTCTCCGTCTTAAGGGCATGGTCGAGTGGCCCCTCTCGGTCGGTGCTGGCGCGCCTCTCCCTCTCGCGGCGCTCGGTAAATCGGTCTGTACCGCAGCGCTCGAGGGGTTCGCTTCGGTCAAAGGGTCGGCGCAAGCCAGTTTCGCGTCTACAACCAGATTCCTAGCGCCTCTCCCTCTCGCGGTGCTCGGTAAATCGGTCTGTACCGCAGCGCTCAAGGGGTTCGGGGAAGCCGGCTCTTCGTTTAAGACCCTGCGGTCGATTTGAATTCTGGAAGCGGAGTCTGAGAAGATGGGGTTTAAGGCTTGAAGTCCTGGTAGAGGCGGGAGGCTTGGGGCTCGCGCTGCTTGGTGTATTTGCCCTTATAGAAGGTTATCTCGCCTTCGGGGCGCATG is a window of Fibrobacterota bacterium DNA encoding:
- the glnA gene encoding type I glutamate--ammonia ligase is translated as MTPAEVMKLAKDNNVQFVDLLYGDMFGQLQHFTFPVSRMDDEMFKVGMAFDGSSIRGWKGIEASDMIMKPDPASAYLDPFVAVPTIGMYCDIIEPRTGQPYNRDPRSIAKKALEYLKSQGIGDLAFMGPEPEFFVFDGMTYSSTVRSASYSIETNEGPWTSGNPGSLAHKVAFKGGYAPAAPQDTMMDLRNEMVMNLAKMGLTPEIHHHEVATAQCEIGLKFGTVVSAGDQVHKLKYVVKNTAAKYGKTATFMPKPMWGDNGSGMHVHTSIWKEGKNLFAGDKYANLSQTAMYAIGGIIKHGKSIQIFSNSSINSYRRLVPGYEAPVNLAYSATNRSASVRIPHVQGDKARRFEFRCPDSSGSPYLTFAAMLMAMADGIKKQIDPGAPMNKNIYELPPEELKNIPSTSKNLEEAYSEFEKDHEWCTAGDVFDADFLEAYATYKRTAEIEPMKFRPTPLEFELYYHG